In Mycobacterium gallinarum, a single window of DNA contains:
- the mftA gene encoding mycofactocin precursor MftA (Mycofactocin is a small molecule electron carrier derived from the final two amino acids, Val-Tyr, of MftA, the mycofactocin precursor. It plays a role in redox homeostasis and the metabolism of alcohols and aldehydes in Actinobacteria, including Mycobacterium tuberculosis.), which translates to MEPNQTAETSGDELVTEILVEEVSIDGMCGVY; encoded by the coding sequence GTGGAGCCGAATCAGACAGCGGAAACCTCGGGCGATGAGCTCGTCACCGAGATCTTGGTCGAAGAAGTGTCGATCGACGGGATGTGCGGGGTCTACTGA
- a CDS encoding VOC family protein has protein sequence MNDGVNNSHDPLTVLHGDELVAQPDPAFAARLRARLESALNLPNRTRGVDMSGTDTAIAELAEPTASSAVPRSAALPYLSVANAREAIDWYVDVLGATVVGEPIVMDDGRIGHAELALGGGMFYLADEYPEIGMKAPAPQAVSVMLVIAVADTDIAVERARDRGATVRQETREAHGSRNAAIIDPFGHCWSLNGPTTGAAVTIQHGDVGYVSVWALDAERAAAFYGHVLGWEFDRSTGQVTNTKQRIGIDSVDSRQGMLCSYAVDDLAAARQAIVAAGGTAGDVLDFDFGSVLDATDPSGAAFAVFEPAPGIARPELNGSGPGELSYITYEVPDSGAFRAFYSGLLFWSFEPGRIDDGWQIQHTHPMAGVAGGSARSVTVPMWTVADVRAAVARVREAGGTVIEEPSTQAYGQSAQCTDDQGTRFYLGQF, from the coding sequence GTGAACGACGGCGTCAACAACAGCCACGATCCGCTGACCGTGCTGCACGGCGATGAGCTTGTCGCCCAACCAGATCCGGCGTTCGCGGCGCGGCTGCGCGCACGCCTGGAAAGCGCGCTGAACCTGCCCAATCGAACCCGAGGAGTTGACATGAGCGGCACCGACACCGCGATCGCCGAACTGGCCGAACCCACCGCGTCCTCCGCCGTGCCCCGATCGGCGGCACTGCCATATCTCTCAGTGGCCAACGCGCGCGAAGCCATCGACTGGTACGTCGACGTGCTGGGTGCCACCGTGGTCGGCGAACCGATCGTGATGGACGACGGCCGCATCGGTCATGCCGAGCTGGCACTTGGCGGCGGTATGTTCTATCTCGCCGACGAGTACCCGGAGATCGGCATGAAAGCCCCTGCTCCGCAGGCTGTTTCAGTCATGCTTGTCATCGCGGTCGCCGATACCGACATTGCGGTGGAGCGGGCCCGCGACCGCGGTGCCACCGTGCGTCAGGAAACCCGCGAGGCTCACGGTTCACGCAACGCTGCGATCATCGACCCGTTCGGGCATTGCTGGTCGCTCAACGGCCCGACGACCGGCGCGGCGGTGACCATCCAGCACGGTGACGTCGGTTACGTCTCGGTGTGGGCGCTGGACGCCGAACGGGCGGCGGCCTTCTACGGTCACGTCCTCGGCTGGGAATTCGACCGCTCCACTGGTCAGGTCACCAACACCAAGCAGCGCATCGGCATCGACAGCGTCGACAGCCGACAAGGCATGCTGTGCAGCTATGCCGTAGACGACCTCGCAGCAGCACGACAAGCGATCGTGGCCGCCGGCGGGACAGCCGGTGACGTGCTGGACTTCGACTTCGGCTCGGTGCTGGACGCCACCGACCCGTCAGGCGCGGCCTTCGCGGTGTTCGAGCCTGCACCGGGTATCGCGCGACCGGAACTGAATGGCTCTGGGCCAGGCGAGCTTTCGTATATCACCTACGAGGTGCCGGACTCGGGCGCATTCCGGGCGTTTTACAGCGGACTGCTGTTCTGGTCGTTCGAGCCGGGTCGCATCGACGACGGCTGGCAGATTCAGCACACCCACCCGATGGCCGGCGTCGCCGGCGGCAGCGCGCGGTCGGTCACGGTGCCGATGTGGACCGTCGCCGATGTCCGCGCGGCGGTGGCGAGGGTACGCGAAGCCGGGGGCACCGTGATCGAGGAGCCGTCGACGCAGGCGTACGGCCAATCGGCACAGTGCACCGACGACCAGGGCACCCGGTTCTATCTTGGCCAGTTCTGA
- the mftB gene encoding mycofactocin biosynthesis chaperone MftB (MftB, a small protein, is a peptide chaperone that assists the radical SAM enzyme MftC in performing two modifications to the C-terminal Val-Tyr dipeptide of the mycofactocin precursor peptide, MftA. MftB's role is analogous to the role of PqqD in the biosynthesis of PQQ, a cofactor that derives entirely from a Tyr and a Glu in the precursor PqqA.) has product MRGLLTVASPAAESGTDIAFDPDLGWRLHPQVAVRPEPFGALLYHFGTRKLSFLKNRTIVEVVNSLADHPDVRSACRAAGVDDAQQAPYLHALGVLAQSKMLVPL; this is encoded by the coding sequence GTGCGGGGTCTACTGACCGTGGCCTCGCCAGCAGCCGAGTCCGGGACCGACATCGCGTTCGATCCCGACCTCGGTTGGCGGCTCCACCCACAGGTGGCCGTACGGCCCGAGCCGTTCGGTGCGCTGCTGTATCACTTCGGTACGCGCAAGCTGTCGTTCCTGAAGAACCGGACGATCGTCGAGGTGGTCAACTCATTGGCTGATCACCCCGACGTCCGGTCCGCCTGCCGCGCCGCTGGAGTCGACGATGCGCAGCAGGCCCCCTACCTTCACGCCCTTGGCGTACTCGCTCAATCGAAGATGTTGGTGCCGCTATGA
- the mftR gene encoding mycofactocin system transcriptional regulator (MftR, the mycofactocin system transcriptional regulator, is an uncharacterized TetR family DNA-binding transcription factor. Its role is inferred by context. It occurs as part of the biosynthesis locus for mycofactocin, a partially characterized electron carrier derived from the terminal Val-Tyr dipeptide of the precursor peptide MftA, through a radical SAM enzyme-mediated process.), whose product MKADPGKGSDVQPESQHRVGRRRSTSWEHISNVAIDLFAARGFDEVSVDDVAEAAGIARRTLFRYYPSKNALPWGDFEAHLARMRDLLSDLDPDVGIDAALRTALLAFNTFDDAETARHRQRMRVILQTAELQAYSMTMYAGWRAVVVAFVARRLGMKEADVVPQTVAWTMLGAALSAYQHWLDDESVSLAQALGDAFDTVSAGLKALDDPRR is encoded by the coding sequence ATGAAAGCCGACCCCGGAAAAGGATCTGACGTGCAACCGGAATCCCAGCACCGCGTCGGCCGCCGGCGGTCGACGAGCTGGGAACACATCAGCAATGTGGCGATCGATCTGTTCGCCGCCCGCGGGTTCGACGAGGTCAGCGTCGACGACGTCGCCGAGGCTGCCGGCATCGCGCGGCGCACGCTGTTTCGCTACTACCCGTCCAAGAACGCGCTGCCCTGGGGCGACTTCGAGGCACATCTGGCACGGATGCGGGACCTGCTGTCAGATCTCGACCCCGACGTGGGGATCGATGCCGCGCTACGGACGGCGCTGTTGGCGTTCAACACATTTGACGACGCCGAGACCGCACGGCACCGGCAGCGCATGCGGGTCATCCTGCAGACCGCCGAGCTTCAGGCGTACTCGATGACGATGTACGCGGGCTGGCGCGCAGTCGTCGTCGCGTTCGTCGCGCGTCGGCTGGGCATGAAGGAAGCTGACGTCGTGCCGCAGACAGTGGCCTGGACCATGCTCGGCGCGGCGCTGTCGGCGTATCAACACTGGTTGGACGACGAGTCGGTCTCGCTTGCGCAGGCGCTCGGCGACGCGTTCGACACCGTCAGCGCCGGACTGAAGGCGCTGGACGATCCCCGCCGCTGA
- a CDS encoding RNA polymerase sigma factor, with the protein MSAEPDGNDAPRQLLAMYDEAMPIVYGYFVRRCSDRGTAEDLTSDTFLAAMDAARRDVPPPLTLPWLLGVARHKLADHYRRRHDRFNIPVAELPETVDPGDDWDAELDRIVAEAVMAKLPEHHRTVLALRYMDDCSVPECAELIGRTVHATEALLVRARRAFRAHYPEPEGGKS; encoded by the coding sequence GTGAGCGCCGAACCGGATGGCAACGACGCTCCGCGGCAGCTACTGGCGATGTACGACGAAGCGATGCCGATCGTGTATGGGTATTTCGTCCGGCGCTGCAGTGACCGCGGAACGGCCGAAGACCTGACGTCGGACACGTTCCTGGCGGCGATGGATGCCGCACGCAGGGATGTGCCCCCGCCGTTGACGTTGCCGTGGTTGCTCGGAGTGGCGCGCCACAAGCTGGCGGATCACTACCGCCGTCGCCACGACCGGTTCAACATCCCGGTCGCCGAACTGCCCGAGACTGTCGACCCGGGCGACGACTGGGATGCCGAGCTCGACCGCATCGTCGCGGAGGCCGTCATGGCCAAGCTGCCCGAGCACCATCGCACCGTGCTGGCGTTGCGCTACATGGATGACTGTTCCGTGCCCGAGTGTGCGGAGTTGATCGGACGGACCGTGCACGCCACGGAGGCGTTGCTGGTGCGGGCGCGACGAGCCTTCAGAGCCCACTATCCGGAGCCGGAAGGAGGGAAGTCGTGA